TTAAAATGAGCGGATAGGCCCCGATTATGACGAGTTATTTTTCCATTCACCAATCCATGTTTGATGGGGGAATAATTTTGAGTATTGACCCAAGAACCGACGACCTGCTAGACATAGCGAAATGGCGGCTGACCCCATACCAGGTGCTGGTACTGGGGTTTGCCGGCTTAATCTTCGTCGGCGCCCTGCTGCTGACCTCCCCCCTGGCGTCGACCAGCGGTAAACCCACTCCGTTCGTTGACGCTCTCTTTACCGCCACTTCCGCCGTATGTGTTACCGGTCTGGTGGTGGTAGACACCGGTAGCCACTGGTCATTATTCGGGCAACTGGTCATTATCACTTTAATTCAGATAGGTGGCTTGGGCATCATGTCTATGGCCACCTTGATAGCGCTGCTGATCGGCAAAAAAATTCAGCTCCGCGAGCGGCTCATCATGCAGGAAGCGCTCAATCAGCTCACAATGGCCGGCGTGGTGCGCCTGATGATCTATGTCATGAAGACCACGTTCATCATTGAACTGATCGGCGGGACCATTCTCGCCATCCGCTGGTTTGCCGATTACGGTCCGCGAGGTATCTACTACGGGTACTGGCACGCCGTTTCCGCCTTTTGTAACGCCGGCTTTGACTTGTTTGGCGACTTTCGCAGTCTGACCGGTTATGTGGACGACTTAACCGTCAATATCGTCATTACCCTGCTCATCATTCTTGGCGGCATCGGCTTCACTGTCATTGCCGACGTGTGGGACAACCGCCGTTTCAGCAAGTTTTCGCTCCACACCAAACTTGTACTAACCGTATCCGCTTTTCTTATCATCTTCGGGGCGGCGGTAATTTCCCTGCTGGAATGGAATAACCCCGACACCCTCGGCGGCCTAAGCTGGCAAGGCAAACTCCTCGCCAGCTACTTTCAGTCCGTGACCCCCCGCACCGCCGGCTACAACACTCTCGATATTGGTAAGCTGGAAAGCGGCACCCTGTTTTTTCTAATCATATTAATGTTTATCGGCGCTTCACCGGCCTCAACCGGCGGCGGGGTTAAAACGTCAACATTCGGCGTATTGGTTCTCGCCATCGCCGCCCAAATCAGCGGCAAAAATGACGTTGAAATTTTTCAACGCCGCATTCCAGTAGCTACCGTTTACAAAGCCTTTACGGTTGTCTTTCTGTCAGCGCTGCTTGTCATATTGGTCACCCTGGCGCTAACCGTGACTGAGCAGGCGCCCTTTTTGAACATTTTATTCGAGGTTGTTTCCGCTTTCGGTACGGTTGGTTTATCAACAGGCATCACGCCGACACTGACAGTTGCCGGCAAACTTTGGCTTATACTCACCATGTTCGCCGGTCGCGTGGGACCGGTGACGCTGGCCCTGGCCATCGCTCTGCGGGCGCGCAAAGGCGCTTTACAGCTGCCAGAGGGCCGGGTTATTATCGGGTAATATCGTTACATAAGAGAGGTATTATATATTTATGAAAAGGAATAAAAGTTTCGCCGTTATTGGTCTTGGCCGCTTCGGCACCAGTGTTGCCCGAACGCTTTCCCGGCTGGGTTATGAAGTGCTGGCAATCGATACCGAGGAGGAACGGGTACAGCAGGTGGCCGACGAGGTTACTCATACCTACATCGCCGATACAACCGACGAGAATTCGCTTAAGGCGCTGGGCATCCGCAACTTTGATGTTGTCGTCGTAGCCATTGGCGAAGACATCCAGGCGAATGTCTTGACCACGCTGCTATTAAAAGACCTGGGAGTTAAATATATTGTCGCCAAGGCGCGCAATGAACTGCACGGCAAAATGCTGGCGAAAATTGGCGCCGACCGGGTAGTATATCCCGAACGGGATATGGGACAGCGAGTAGCGCACAATCTTGTCTCGACCAACGTCCTTGATTATATCGAACTGTCGCCCGACCTCAGCCTCATCGAACCAGCGCTCCCCGCTGCCTGGTGGGCAAAACACTAGCCGAATCGCGGCTGCGGGAAAAATATGATGCCAACGTCGTAGCCATTAAACGTGGTGAGCAAATTATTGTCCCGCCTAATCCCGGTGAAAAAATCCAAGCCGGCGACGTACTGATTGTCGTAGGCCGCAACGGTGGTCTGCAAAAATTGGAAGAGCTGGAATAATAATTTATGTCTTTATGCTAAAACTTCCAGGTATTTGTCCGTCATTGCAAGCGAAAATAAATAATGGACCCCAAACAAATCCACAAAGGAGGTCTTTCTAACACATGGCGGACAAACAAAAACTTGAGACCAGCAAATCCAAGTACGGCACCCTGACGGCGACGCAAGACGTTAATGGCGAATATACGTCGTCGGACACTTCCAAAACCAATACTGCCAGCAAGCAAAAAGCCAGTAAATCCGAATATGGCACCCTGACCGCCAAAGCTGACGCCAACAACGATTACGAATAATCACACCAAAAAGCTGCCCTCCCATGGGCAGCTTTTTTGGCAGCGTCCAGTAAAACACTGCCACTGGCTAGCCAAACGCCGCCGCTATCGTTATTTGCTGTACAAATTGAAAAAAGGCTTCACGACTAAAATACCGTGAAGCCTTATCTCTTTATATTGGTGCGGGCGAAGGGACTTGAACCCCCACGGTTGCCCAACGGATCCTAAGTCCGTCGCGTCTGCCAATTCCGCCACGCCCGCATACTAACTTAGATATGCCAATATCATATCACAGACGGCCAATATCTGTCAATTTTCCTCACACAAAGAAATGGTGACCCACGATGGACTCGAACCATCGACACCCTGATTAAAAGTCAGGTGCTCTACCAACTGAGCTAGTGGGTCACACTGGCAGGGGCGGCTGGACTCGAACCAACGCATGCGGGAGTCAAAGTCCCGTGCCTTACCAACTTGGCTACGCCCCTATATAAAACTTGTGGGGTGACTGGAGGGATTCGAACCCTCGAATAACGGAGCCACAATCCGCCGTGTTTGGCCTCTTCACCACAGCCACCATGATCATTTCTCGCGACGAAGTATATTCTATCAGACTTACCCAATTATGTCAAGCATAATTTTAATTATTTTCGTCGCGCCGCTACGAGTAGCAGCAACGGTAAGTATAGCAGACTTGCCCATTTGTCGCAAGACCTTTTTTCGACAAAATTGTTCGTTTAACCTATCTTTTTAGCGCCTTCTTTGCTATATCGGCCTTATGCAAAGCCGGGCACCATTTTATAAACAGCATTATCCGCCGACTTGCTTACACTTCGGAAACTTATAACATCGCCTGACCAGTTGTCTGCCAAACATAATTTCAAAACACTCCTGAATAGTAGGCGCTCCAGTCAAGCAAATCAAGAAAATAGTTACCTACGGCAAAAATAAAAAACCGCCGATCTTGGCGGTTATACTTGAAGTGGCGACCCCGGCAGGATTCGAACCTGCGACCTTTTGATTCGTAGTCAAACGCTCTATCCAACTGAGCTACGGAGTCACAGCAGATGTTGTTGACAGTTATTTATTATAGCCGTTCTACCCTATCTTGTCAACTTATTATTAATTGGAATTTCTGTTTCTGTCACTAACCAGCGAGCCGTTCCGACACAATTACAGGATTACAGCTGCCAGCGCGCAGTTCCTTTTCAACAGGCGCCATCTCCTATTCTGGGAAAAATCCACAGAAACAGTCTATGGCGCCGAGTTTCCAATAAGTACAACTCGCATCTAAAATAAACAGCCCTGCATAGCGCAGGGCCTTAAATAATCAATCTTCGAACTGAAACAGCGGCGTAGACAAATATCGCTCACCCGTATCAGGCAAGAGAACAACAATCGTTTTGCCCGCATTCTCGGACTGCTTCGCTAGTTCGGTAGCGGCAAAGAGAGCGGCGCCGCTGGAGATACCAACCAGCAGCCCTTCAGCCTTGGCTAACTTACGGGCCGTAGCGAAAGCTTCTTCCGTTTTTACTTTAACAATGCCGTCAATAATGCCGGTATTGAGTATAGGAGGGACAAAACCGGCGCCGATTCCCTGAAGCTTGTGGGGACCGGCCTGCCCCCCTGATAAGACCGGCGAATCGTAGGGCTCTACGGCGACAACCCGCACGTCTTTTTTGCGCTCCTTAAGCACTTCTCCTACGCCAGTAATCGTACCGCCAGTACCAACACCGGCGACAAATATGTCAACTTGTCCGTCTGTGTCACGCCAAATCTCCTCAGCTGTCGTCCGGCGGTGCATAGCGGGGTTAGCGGGGTTTTGAAACTGCTGAGGGATAAATGCGTTCGGCAATTCGGCCGCCAGTTCTTCCGCCTTACGGATGGCCCCCTTCATCCCCTCCGCGCCCGGCGTCAACACAAGCTCGGCGCCAAGGGCTTTCAGCAGACTGCGGCGTTCGACGCTCATAGTATCAGGCATGGTGAGAATGAGCCGGTAGCCTTTGGCCGCGGCGACAAAGGCCAGGCCGATGCCGGTATTGCCGCTAGTGGGCTCGATAATGACCGAGTCTTTATGGAGCAGCCCCCGCTCTTCGGCATCCTGGATCATGGCGTAGCCTACCCTGTCTTTAACACTGCCCAACGGGTTAAAATATTCCAACTTGGCGACAACGCGGGCCTTAAGCCCCTGGCGCTCGTTATAGTTCGCCAGCTCCAGCAGGGGTGTATTGCCAATTAGTTCGGTTAGATTTTTCGCAATTTTTGCCATAATGCACCTCTAATTCCTAGTATTCCAATCGGTTTATTAAAATTATAAACCGCCGAAAGTTTACCAGTCAAGTCTTGGCATAACTTTTCGCTTACCTCTAGTCCCACTCGGCAACGGGACAGTCACAGTCGACGAAAAACACGGTTGCCCGTCCGCCCAGCCTGGTGACGAGCTCGGCCAGCTCATCGCGAGCGGCTAAGACATCGGCTTTGTTAACATCGGCGAAACCGTCAATCGGGAAAAAGATATGCCGCGACTCAACAACGATCTTCGCTTTTTCGCCCTGTCGCCACACCCAGCGGCGCGTGCGCACCTCAACATCGTCGGCGTAAACAATCTCGCCGGGCGGCACAACTTCCGCCTGTTGTTCGCCGAACGGCGTGAACACGTCGCCTGCACGGCTTAGCCGCAGCCGCATATCCCCTGTCATGCGCTCCAGGTCATGCGCCCCCATGGGCAGCACATATTTAAGCGAAAGGGCATTAACCAGATCGACAATAGGATTAATTTGCGGCAAATGCCCGGATTTATAAACCCGGGTATGCAGCGCCTCCACCGAGCTTAAGAATTTGTTCGGGTTTAACTGCATTTTGGTAAACGCCTCGCGCCATACCCGGATTGACGGGTGGCTACGTACCCCGTCGGGAAATTTGGCCGGCGCCGCCGCCACCGCCGCCGTCAAGAGCCGGGCAACCATCTCTTGGTCCCGGGGCTGGAAATCCGCGGCCACGACGACGCCGAAACATGCCGTAGGAAAGAGCCGAAAAATATCCTCACTTACTTCAAAACGCACACTAATCCTCTCCTCTTGATACAATCGTTAGTATGCCCGGCTGGCCAGGCAATATCCCGTAATTTTCCAAATGTTCTGGCTGACGCCGCCGCTTTCCTGCCGCCAGGCAGCAAGAACCCCCGCAGTGCTCACGGTGGGACTCTAGGAAAGCTGCGGCCGGAACCGCCGCAGCCGCAGCGCGTTGGTTACCACGGAAACCGAACTGAAGGCCATGGCCGCGCCGGCAAGAACGGGCGACAGAAATCCGGCCGCGGCGATTGGAATCCCCAACAAATTATAGATAAGCGCCCAAAAGAGGTTTTGCTTAATATTGCGCATGGTAGCCTTGCTGAGCTGAATGGCAGCCACAATGCCGCGCAAATCGCCGCGTATGAGAGTAATATCGGCCGCCTCCATGGCCACATCCGTACCGGTGCCAATGGCAAAACCAACATCAGCGATAGCCAGCGCCGGCGCATCATTAATACCGTCGCCGACCATGCCCACCACTTTGCCCTGCTGTTTAAGTTCCTGCACTTTTTCCGCCTTATGCTCAGGCAGTACCTCGGCCAGGATATTGTCAACGCCCACCTCGCGCGCAATTGCCCGGGCCGTGCGTTCGTTATCCCCGGTAATCATCCAGACTTCCAGCCCCATTTTTTTTAGCTGCGCCACCGCTGCGGCCGAGTGTTCCTTGACGGTGTCGGCGACGGCAATCAAGGCGGCGGGTTTACCATCTACCGCCATAAGCATAACGGTTTTCCCTTGTTGTTCCAGAGCTTCCACCCGGCTGAGACTGACAGCGAAATCAACGCCGTTTTCCCGCATCAGTTTCCGCGTTCCTACCAGGACGGTTTTTCCGTCCACCTGTGCCCGCACGCCATGGCCGGGAATGGCGGCAAACTCCGCGGCATCACCGCTCGCCACCCCTTGGGCTTGCCCATGGCGAACAATGGCCTGGGCCAAGGGATGTTCCGAATTTTTCTCGGCTACCGCGGCCAAATGGAGCAGCTGGGTCTCAGTTTGGCCGTTTAGAGATACAATGTCCGTCACTGCCGGCTCACCTTTAGTTATCGTCCCCGTTTTGTCCAGAACAATCGCCGTTAGCCGGTGCGCGTTTTCCAGGTGCTCCGCTCCTTTTATCAGAATACCGTTCTCCGCCCCTTTACCGGTACCCACCATGATAGATGTAGGCGTGGCTAAACCAAGCGCACAGGGGCAGGCAATGACCAACACGGCCGTAAAGTTGACGAGGGCGCGAGAAAAGTTGCCGGGATCCAGGACAAAATACCAAACCAGAAAAGTAAGAACGGCCAAGGTTATTACCGCCGGCACAAAATAACCGGAAACGACGTCCGCAAACCGCTGGATGGGAGCTTTCGACCCCTGCGCCTCTTCCACGATGCGAATAATCTGGGCTAGGGCCGTATCCCTTGCCCCACCTTTGGGTTGCCCTTGAACTTAAAGGCGCCAAACTTGTTGATCGTGGCGCCGACCACCTCGTCGCCCACCTTTTTGTCGACGGGAATACTTTCCCCGGTCAACATTGACTCATCTACCGGTCGAAGTGCCTTCGACAATCACACCATCAACGGGAATTTTTTCGCCAGGACGGACGACAACGATATCCCCTGGCACGACCCCTTCCACTGGTACGTCCACTTCCTGCCCGTTCCGCACGACCCGCGCCGTTTTCGCCTGCAGGCCCATCAGCGCTTTGATCGCTTCTGACGTGCGGCCTTTGGCCCGTGCTTCCAGCAGTTTGCCCAGGATGATCAAGGTAATAAGAATGGCCGAAGTCTCAAAGTACAAGTCAGGCAAGCCACGCAGCACATTGGCAATGCTGTAAAAGTAAGCCGCTGAAGTCCCAAGTGCAACCAACACGTCCATATTGGCCCCGCCACCGCGCAGCGCTAAATAAGCGCCACGGTAAAACTGCCAGCCGGCGATAAACTGAACCGGCGTAGCCAACGCCCACTGCAGGTAAGGATTCATTAGCAGCTGGGCGGTAGCGCCGCCCACTCCGAGCATATGCAGCACCATCGCCCAGAGGAGCGGGAAAGAAAAAACAGCCGAAATAAGGAGGCGCAGCCGCTGGCTGCGGATTTCACTGTCTCGCGCCGCCTGTTCGCGGTCAATTTCCCGCGTGTCCGCCAGGCTATGGGCGCCAAAGCCCAGTCGCTCCACCAGCGCCTTAACTTCAGTTTCGGAGAGTTCGCCTGGGTTAAACTCCACGGTCGCCTTTTCCATGGCCAGGTTGACGACGGCCGAGTAGACGCCAGGCATGGCCGCCAACCCCTTCTCAATGCGCCGGGCACAGGCCGCGCAGCTCATACCGGTAATTTTAAATTCGGCTTTATCCTTAACGACCTGATAGCCCAGTTCTTCGACCTTAGCTGCCATATCGCGGAGGCTGATTTGGTCCTTGTCATAAGACACCGTCGCTTTTTCGGCAGCGAAGTTAACAACCGCTTTGGCCACGCCAGGCAGCGCTGCCAACCCCTTCTCCACGCGGCTAGCGCAGGCCGCACACGACATGCCGCTGATTTTTAAAGTTGCCGATTGCAAGTTTGCCATAATGCATACCTTCTTTCATCATCGCGTAAATTTATCGAGAAAATCCATCAGCTCATCAATGGCTTCGTTGGCCCGGTCCTGCTGAACAGCTGCCACTAGGCAGCTTTTGGCATGGCTCTCCAGGATGAGGAGCGCCACTTTATTAAGGGCGGCCCGGGCCGCTGTCACCTGTTGCAGAATATCCACGCAGTAGCGCCCTTCATCAAGCATTTTTTCAATACCGTTAATCTGCCCCCCAATCCGGCGCAACCGGACGCGGAGGACTTCTTTTTCCGCTTCTGTCAGCATTAAGTCACCCCCTATATACTATACCCCCGTATAGTATATAGTATAAACTTGCGGCGTTTTCCTGTCAATGTTTTTAGTGTGCCCGAAGGGCGGACAAACAATAAAACGCCCCCAGACAATTCCGGGGGCTGATAATAAGGCAGCGTCCTTATTCTTGCACCAGCGGCACCGTATTGGCGGCGTGGGGCATGACCGTAATGGTATAGTCTTTACGGCCCAGTTTTTGTTCGGCCAGGGCCATGGCCTCCTCAATGGTGGTTACGGCAATCATGCCGGCTTTTTCAACAAAGGCCTTGTTTTCCGGCAAAGTAACAACGATGTGCGGCACTTTTGCCGCCATGAGACCGCACTTGAGCGCGATGAAGCCTGGCACGGTGAAACCTTTGCGCAGCGCTACTTCTCGGTCGTACAGCGACTCGTAGTTAAACCAGCCGCTAAAATCAGGCGGCTCCATTATGTCACGGCATTCCAAGAGCAGGATGATAACACCGTCTTCTTTTACGGCCATGAAAGCGTTATCAATCGTTTTGGATCCCTGATAGAGGTTAATGTCTTTGGGGAAACCGCCGGCCGATGCAATAACCAAGTCGGCTTTGCCTCTGACCGGCACGCCGAAGATCTCCTCGACAGTCCGACAGCCTTCCCGCCAAGCATCATACCAGTGACCGGCCACAAACCGGGCGAACTGACCCTCGGGCGTAAACACGGCGTTGAGCAAGAAGGCAGGATTAAGCATGGCCGCCATTTCGGTCATATCTTCGTGCATATTGTTGCCTTCCAATTTACCGGAAACGCAGTGAGGGCTAATGCCCTTGCCCACTTCGTCATGGAGACAATAGCTATGATTGCCCTGAATGGTGGCATAACCTGACACACCGGGCATGATCGCCTTACGACCGCCGCCGAAACCAGCCATCAGATGGTAAACAATGCCGCCGGTAAGGATGACTTTGTCGGCATTGACAACATGTTTGTTGAGATAGGTCTCAACGCCGCGCGACGTTTTGCCGACATAAACAAAGTCCTCCTCATTTTGCGCATGGCTCTGGACAATCTCGACGCGGTCTACGACCTGCTGACCATAAACCATGACATTTTCCTTATCGGTGTGGTAACGGTGGGCGCCGAGACCAACAACCAGTTTGATGTCCTTGTCAGGCACACCAGCAGCATTGAGTTCATCAAGCAGCACCGGCAAAAACTGGTCATGTTTGACCCACAGGCGGGTAATGTCGCTGGCAATGATCGCGACTTTATCGCCCGCCTTCACCACTTCCTTCAGCGGCGGCGAACCGATAGGATTATTTAGCGCTTCCCGCACTGCCGCCGGCACATCGGTAATCGGGGCGACCTGCTTCCCCTCTACAACGTTGATAATTTTTTCCTCCGGCAGGGCGACTTTAATCTGGTTGTCGCCAAACCCCAGCGAAAACTCTTTTAACACGCAAACTCCCCCTTGTGTGGCATAATGGCATTAAGCCGCAGTGTCAAATACCATTAAATTCCTTTTTCGGCAGTGTCCTGCCTCATTCCTGCTTACCGGACTAAAAATACAATTGGCAGCCGCGACTAATATTTCTGCAGCGTCAGTACCGTCATACACAAGCACCCGACGACGGCTAGGCCCACCAAAAACATCAAACCGCCCACATAGCTGCCCGTCCAGGCGATAAAGAAGCCAATCAGCACTGGCGAAAAAGCCGATCCGCCGTTGGCCACGCCGTTCATCATGCCAGCGCCTGCGCCGACCGCCTTGCCAGGGACAATACGCTGCAAGATCGCCCAAGACGATGGCAAGCCGATAGCAATGGACGCGATGCCGGCCGAAATCATCAAGGCCGCCGTCATATTATCCGGCGCCATGGCGCCGAAATAAATCCCCAGGGCGGAACCGAGGTGCGCAACAGCCACGAAAGGCGCCCGCCGGCCCAGTTTATCAGCCAGATGGCCGAAGAAGAGGATACTGACAGCGCCTAAAATATAAGGTAGCGAAGAAAAGGCGCCCATTTGCGCCCAGGAAAAGCCGCGCGCCGCTTTCAAATAAGACGGCAGCCACGCCATCATGCCCCACCATACCGACGCAATACAGAAATAGTTGATGGTCAAGAGCCAGAAACGGTAGTTTAAAGCAAACGACTTAAGCCGCTCCGCAAGAGTCTCGGTCTTCAGGCATGCTTCTTCCTCAGCCTCGGCTTTCAGAGCCCTTTCGATGTATTCCAGTTCGGCTTGATTAACCCGCTTATGCTGGCGCGGATGGTCGGTAACATAAAACCACAAAAGGAATAGTGGTACCAGCCCCATGGCGGCGAGAACGAAAAAGCTCGGTCGCCAGCCCCAGGTGGACACGATCCAAGTAAAGAAAGGCATAGCGATGGCCGGCCCAACCATCAGCCCAATGAGCCACACGGCATTGGCTTTGCCGCGCTCATGCGGTGGGAACCAGTTCTTGACAAAGGTGCTCTGCATCGGCCAATGCATACCCTCGCCGATGCCCAAAATAACGCGGGCTACTAGCATGGGGTCCGTAAAAAGTGGTGGCAAAACCACCGATAAGGACCGATATCGTCCAAAGAAAGATGGATATGGACATAGCCTTGCGTGGGCCAATGTAATCGCCAAGAGGGCTTAAGACGACATTGGCTACGCCGTAAGCAATCAAAAATAAAGTCATAAGTAGTCCCATTTGCACTGGTTGCCCTTTGATGCCCATATCGGTTAAAAACGCGTTATCAGCCAATAACACGGAAACATTCACCCTATCCAGATAGGCAACCAATAAAGTGAACAGGAGAATCGCCACTAGCACCAGCCGTTGCCGGGTAGGTTTCACTGCTTCAAGACTCGCACCTGACACAGAATGGACCGTTTCCATTTTCTTATTCCTCCTTTTCGCTTGTTTTCGTCTAGCTTTTTGTTATTTTTGCCATCCTACCATCCTACTTACAATCCCTCTCTTCCCCCTTCCTTCGCTTTTGTTCAAGCCCCTTGACCATTTTAATTTGTAAAAAATAGAAAAACCCAGCAGAAAGTCGGCTGTAAACGACCTTCCGCTGGGGCTTTTACTCCCACGGTGTAACGCACTCCCTTGTGCGCCTGTACCGCTTGGTTCAGACCGGCTCTGAAGCCGCGGATCCCTAGGTACACTCGTTACTTTATGTACTCTGTATACAAACATTAATTTTATTTAAAATTATAAAGATCGTATCTACCTACGTCAATATCTTCTTAGCAAAATCTGTTTTGTAAAAATTAGCGTCTTTGTCTTTGTGATGATGATTTTTGTTTTACTTTGGCTTTGCTAAACATGTAAAAAAGGACAGGGCCCGATGCTTATAGCCGCAGCAACTTTCCTGAACGGCGTTCGTCTTTTTGGGCATCACGCAACACTTGCCTGATAGCGTCATCGCTTCAGCTTGACCATATACGGCCGTGCCACCTGCTTAAGTTCAAAACCCTGCTCCATCCGCGGGCTGATCATTAATTGATATTTTCTTCAACTGTCAAGTCTAAATACAAGCCAGACCGTTGGGGCATGTAGCTAATATAAAGGTAGATCCCTTTAGGTAGTCCCTTTTCTGAATTAAACGATTAACTTTCTCTAATTCATCATCATTCAGAGTTGCAAAAATAGGTACCAAACTGGCACAAATATGTTCTGCTTCTTTAGTATCCTTAACAGACATCGGTTGCACCTCAAATTAATCTTGCTAATTAATATAACTTAATGACGTTTGTCCGACAGTACCCAAATTTTCGCCCTGAAACCAAGTTACGGTCTCAGGGCAATAAGTATTTGAGCCAACCCGCACTTTAATGACGTCAATTACCCGCTTAACAGCCACCATTTTAGGCCTGAATTAATTGGTAGCGTCACTCTTATTTTTAAACATGCTTTCCAGATAAGCCCGTCCCGTTGCCGTTTTAAAATATTTTTCTTTTATTTTTTCAATTGCACTACTGTCGATACCATCCTCAAAAATATTTACCAAAAAGTCGGCTTCGACCAGAATTTGAAAATCAACTCCGTCAATTTGGGAATAGGTATGGTGATGGCCAATTAGATAACAAATTCGGTCTATCTGCTGCACAGAAAAAGCAAATTCTTGCAACAATTTGCGGGCTATCGGGGGGCCTTCGATTTCTTGATACGTTCCGGCGGAGGAATTGTACTTCCGTTCGCTTTCTTTTATGCCGATGTCATGTAAGATAGCTGCTATCTCTAAAACATCCTGTTCTTCCTTTGACAAGCCTTCCGCTTCTCCAATACTTTTGGCCAGTCCGTAAACCTTTAATGCGTGATTAATTCTTTTCACATCACCGTCAAAATACAGGACCATCTTGGCGATTACGGCGCCAGCAAAACTTGCCACAACTTTAACCTCTCTTCCGGTTGACATTATTTCATCTTTCCAAACGGTAATGGGACCAAATACAGTGTAGTCCTCTGATGGTACTGCCGCACCGGCAGCCGGGATAGCCGCATAAACGCGTACAAACGCTTGTCACTCCTGTCTTATCATCAGGCGAACCAGCGCGGTAACCAGTTTGCCTGGCTTCAAAAGGTAACCAGCCGTTATTGAAGTTATGCGTTCCAAGTTGGCAAAACCATTGCCAGATATTCATACCCATCAGCCCCTGGCCTTTACTGTTTCTTTGAAGCAATCTTGCCGCCTGATCTTTATTCGATTTACAATTTAATTACAATTTAATGGTAGCAAATTACCATGTTGTTTCATGTGATCTAAGTCACAAAACCGATTAAAAACCAGCCTCCACTAAACAACCTAAACACCTGAAGGCTTAATTCTCTTTCGTCCGACTTCCTGCCTATTCAGCATAAATCATTTTCACGGTCATGCCACCATCCACTACCAGG
This genomic stretch from Thermosinus carboxydivorans Nor1 harbors:
- a CDS encoding TrkH family potassium uptake protein, giving the protein MFDGGIILSIDPRTDDLLDIAKWRLTPYQVLVLGFAGLIFVGALLLTSPLASTSGKPTPFVDALFTATSAVCVTGLVVVDTGSHWSLFGQLVIITLIQIGGLGIMSMATLIALLIGKKIQLRERLIMQEALNQLTMAGVVRLMIYVMKTTFIIELIGGTILAIRWFADYGPRGIYYGYWHAVSAFCNAGFDLFGDFRSLTGYVDDLTVNIVITLLIILGGIGFTVIADVWDNRRFSKFSLHTKLVLTVSAFLIIFGAAVISLLEWNNPDTLGGLSWQGKLLASYFQSVTPRTAGYNTLDIGKLESGTLFFLIILMFIGASPASTGGGVKTSTFGVLVLAIAAQISGKNDVEIFQRRIPVATVYKAFTVVFLSALLVILVTLALTVTEQAPFLNILFEVVSAFGTVGLSTGITPTLTVAGKLWLILTMFAGRVGPVTLALAIALRARKGALQLPEGRVIIG
- a CDS encoding B3/B4 domain-containing protein, producing the protein MRFEVSEDIFRLFPTACFGVVVAADFQPRDQEMVARLLTAAVAAAPAKFPDGVRSHPSIRVWREAFTKMQLNPNKFLSSVEALHTRVYKSGHLPQINPIVDLVNALSLKYVLPMGAHDLERMTGDMRLRLSRAGDVFTPFGEQQAEVVPPGEIVYADDVEVRTRRWVWRQGEKAKIVVESRHIFFPIDGFADVNKADVLAARDELAELVTRLGGRATVFFVDCDCPVAEWD
- a CDS encoding metal-sensitive transcriptional regulator; this translates as MLTEAEKEVLRVRLRRIGGQINGIEKMLDEGRYCVDILQQVTAARAALNKVALLILESHAKSCLVAAVQQDRANEAIDELMDFLDKFTR
- a CDS encoding heavy metal translocating P-type ATPase — protein: MANLQSATLKISGMSCAACASRVEKGLAALPGVAKAVVNFAAEKATVSYDKDQISLRDMAAKVEELGYQVVKDKAEFKITGMSCAACARRIEKGLAAMPGVYSAVVNLAMEKATVEFNPGELSETEVKALVERLGFGAHSLADTREIDREQAARDSEIRSQRLRLLISAVFSFPLLWAMVLHMLGVGGATAQLLMNPYLQWALATPVQFIAGWQFYRGAYLALRGGGANMDVLVALGTSAAYFYSIANVLRGLPDLYFETSAILITLIILGKLLEARAKGRTSEAIKALMGLQAKTARVVRNGQEVDVPVEGVVPGDIVVVRPGEKIPVDGVIVEGTSTGR
- the cysK gene encoding cysteine synthase A, which produces MAKIAKNLTELIGNTPLLELANYNERQGLKARVVAKLEYFNPLGSVKDRVGYAMIQDAEERGLLHKDSVIIEPTSGNTGIGLAFVAAAKGYRLILTMPDTMSVERRSLLKALGAELVLTPGAEGMKGAIRKAEELAAELPNAFIPQQFQNPANPAMHRRTTAEEIWRDTDGQVDIFVAGVGTGGTITGVGEVLKERKKDVRVVAVEPYDSPVLSGGQAGPHKLQGIGAGFVPPILNTGIIDGIVKVKTEEAFATARKLAKAEGLLVGISSGAALFAATELAKQSENAGKTIVVLLPDTGERYLSTPLFQFED
- a CDS encoding potassium channel family protein, which codes for MKRNKSFAVIGLGRFGTSVARTLSRLGYEVLAIDTEEERVQQVADEVTHTYIADTTDENSLKALGIRNFDVVVVAIGEDIQANVLTTLLLKDLGVKYIVAKARNELHGKMLAKIGADRVVYPERDMGQRVAHNLVSTNVLDYIELSPDLSLIEPALPAAWWAKH
- a CDS encoding heavy metal translocating P-type ATPase: MEEAQGSKAPIQRFADVVSGYFVPAVITLAVLTFLVWYFVLDPGNFSRALVNFTAVLVIACPCALGLATPTSIMVGTGKGAENGILIKGAEHLENAHRLTAIVLDKTGTITKGEPAVTDIVSLNGQTETQLLHLAAVAEKNSEHPLAQAIVRHGQAQGVASGDAAEFAAIPGHGVRAQVDGKTVLVGTRKLMRENGVDFAVSLSRVEALEQQGKTVMLMAVDGKPAALIAVADTVKEHSAAAVAQLKKMGLEVWMITGDNERTARAIAREVGVDNILAEVLPEHKAEKVQELKQQGKVVGMVGDGINDAPALAIADVGFAIGTGTDVAMEAADITLIRGDLRGIVAAIQLSKATMRNIKQNLFWALIYNLLGIPIAAAGFLSPVLAGAAMAFSSVSVVTNALRLRRFRPQLS
- a CDS encoding cation:proton antiporter regulatory subunit; its protein translation is MGKTLAESRLREKYDANVVAIKRGEQIIVPPNPGEKIQAGDVLIVVGRNGGLQKLEELE